The DNA window GAAATGAGGAAAATAAAATATTGGCTAATAGCAGGGTTTATTATACTTCTTGCGATTGTTACAGTACGACCAGTGATAGAGACTCTCAACTTTCTAAGTTAAAAGCGGCAGGTGAAAATGGAGATGTAGAAGCTCAGTATGCCCTAGGTCTTATGTATTTATATGGAGAAATACTGGATGTTGATTATCAGCAGGCAAAGATTTGGTATGAAAAGGCAGCTGCACAAAATGATGCTCAGGCACAGTTCGAACTTGGTGTGATGAATGAACGTGGTGAAGGGGGAAATATCAACACAGGGCAAGCGATAACTTGGTTTGGACTAGCATGTAAGAATGGGCACAAGGAAGGTTGTAAATGTCAGGAGTATTTGTTGAAAAGTAAAGGAATATCGGAGTGAGGTGTTATTATAAATATAATATTTAATATCCTTTCGGTAGCAATGCCTCTCAATTGAAATAGAGACATTGCTGTAAATCGACAATTATGGCAAAGATATTTCGTTATTAGTACCCATTAATATGCTACTCTGTGATGGTA is part of the Klebsiella huaxiensis genome and encodes:
- a CDS encoding tetratricopeptide repeat protein; this encodes MANSRVYYTSCDCYSTTSDRDSQLSKLKAAGENGDVEAQYALGLMYLYGEILDVDYQQAKIWYEKAAAQNDAQAQFELGVMNERGEGGNINTGQAITWFGLACKNGHKEGCKCQEYLLKSKGISE